Within Anopheles nili chromosome 3, idAnoNiliSN_F5_01, whole genome shotgun sequence, the genomic segment AGTTTCGGGTGTTCGTGTTACAGATGATTTATGACAAATTGCGAaatggcaaagaaaagaaTAATTAAACAGTAAAAGGTTCACCCAAGTGTGTATGCTAGCTAAAACTAAACTAAAATTACTTTACAAGACGATAGAACACAGTTGATAAAATATTCTCAAAAAACAGTGCTGCTACATtccactcttttttttacatcgtttCTCGCTTTAGCAAAAAAGAATGTGACAACATACAGCAAACAAATATTATGATTTAAAAGttgtattttttgcaaaacaagaTGGCTAATATTACCCAATACGCGACGCGACATCATACATAGTGCACTAACGAGCATGAAAAATTGCTTGAGAACCATTGAAGAAGAAGTAGTACCATTGCACCATTACTTGCAAAATGGAACGGTCTGATAAGGTATATTATCTCTATTTATAATACCGAAATATAAAAtcacacagacacacgttTCCCTGAAAATCCGTTTGCTACATGACACGTCCAAGGTAAAAGGTCGAGCGCGAAGAGAattagttgaaaaaaaaaacctatgtCCTTTAGATAGAGCTTCCTTTTGATACGCACCTCACAGTCAGTCAAGTTATTGTGTTGTAGAAGGtaagaagcagcaacagcacaccTACGATGTTAATGCTACTAACTACGATTATTGGAGCGTATAGTATAATCTGCTGGATCTACGAAAACCTTCGTACTccttttctgttgctgttgaaatgGATTCAACAGCAATTTGAAAAGGATAGACAAGATTTATTTTCACAGAAATACGGTTCTTGGGCAGGTATGTATTGAGATAGCAACAAATAATGTAACGTGTTTAGCATTTATACAATATTATGATTGCGTACAGTTATTACCGGTAGTTCCGATGGAATCGGCAAAGGATATGCAAGCTATTTAGCCAGTCAAGGTATGAAAGTACTGCTTGTTGCTCGCAATGAGAGCAAACTAAAACGAGTGGCCGAAGAAATCACGGCCAAACATGGCTTAGAAACCCGCATTTTCGTAGCTGACTTTTCAAAGGGAGAAGAAATTTACGACAAACTTGCAATAGCGTTGAACAAGCTGGATATAGGCATCCTGGGTAAGGGACTAAGGGACTCATTTTCTTTATAGCTATTGATATGATTATTTATGTTACAGTTAATAATGTGGGAATCATCAACGAAAAACCTATCCAGACAGATAAAATGGAAAGGCGTTTAATGTGGGATCTAATCAACATCAATGTAGGAGCTGCAACGCTTCTGTGCAATATTGTAATTCCTTCAATGAAGCAACGCAAACGTGGATTAATCATAAATGTTTCTTCACTCTCATCGCTCGCTCCAACTCCTTATCTAAATGTGTATGCTGCAACAAAAGCTTACATAACGAGTTTTTCGCTTGCATTACATGAAGAGCTTGCACCTTACGGGATCGAGTGCCAAACCGTATCACCAGGTTTTGTACACACGAGTATGACGGATTATCTAGCACCAGCAAATGGACAACAAAAATCTGCACCGTTACACCTTGTAAAGGTCAATGATATGATACGGTACGCAGGATTCACCATCGCTAAAGTCGATCAAACCACTGGCCACTGGTCGCACGGCGTGCAAGTGAGTTATACAAAGTTGTGAAATGTACCCTGGATCCCCGTTTAATAGTGTTTTTTAACTCTTTCGTTGTAGACCGCTTTACTTAAAGCGCTGCCGTTATCATTGAGACTTCGAGTATACGCCAAACTGTATACATACCTTTTGAAGAAACATTCCACCATTGAGCACTAATTAACCTGAATATTAGGCTTTTCAAATTCAGCACTTCCATGTGATAACTATTTTATCTGCCCATTTGTTGAGCAATGAATTAAAGTGTTCATTGATATCTATTATAAGTCACCATTATATTCAATATGTAACATTCACGACGGTTTTGATTAATTCATTCCAAAATTTCTTCACCCTCTTTCATTTCCTTTAAATTCAAAACTTCTATTGTGCCTGAACCTTTGGTATCTGTTCGAACGATGTCATCTATTTCTCGAAAGTGTCCTGGGTCTATGAGGCACGTTAGAGTAAGCTGTTCGCCTTCCCATTCTTCTCGTTCAATAACGGTCTCAGAAGTAGAACTAAGCTTAGCAAGGCGCTGCTTTAGGTGTTTTGATTCGATACCTGGTACAACTAACTTCAATCGCATTTTGGCACGCTCCAGCGGAATCGTTTCTTTTAGCAGCCGAATTACATCTAACGCCTGCTGTTTAGCTTTACGATGAGATTTGATGGAATAGTGATTATCTTTCATAGATTTTTCGATTATCGAAACCGGATAAGGACGCTTGGTTTCGGGATTTACACACTTTTCAGCAACGATCGTAGCGATCTCTTTGAACAAAGAGTCCAGTTGATCCTGCCGCTCTCGTTCTGACACCTGCAGCTCGCCTTTGGCTAATATTTCTTGGCAAATCTTCGGCAAATCGTCTGTACCGAATGCTTTCTGCAATTCGTCTTTTTTAGCAATTTCCCCCTTGCTTACATTACTAAATACGGCTGCTGTTTGCAATACTTCATCCAAGTCTTTTTCTGCACCTGATCGCCATGAAAGCACCTTGTTTTTGTAACACGCAATCTCGAAGCGTCTGccactttttttcattcgaaccACGGCTACGTTTGTCAATCGTATCTGATTTGTTGGTGTAAATATTTTGGGCATTTCGCTGCGCTGCgtataatttcaatttattcacTGTACACGAATTTTTGTTTACCACGATTACTCTTGACTACCGTCATTTTAGCATAATTATAGACAACGTGCTTTGGGATACGTTTATACTCTATAATTGACAAGCTTATTTCTTCGCAACATGCGCAACGTGGATGGATGCCTGGCCGTCACTAAATTGATTATAACAACATCACATACAAAGCGATTTTTACGATGTTGGCTGGCTCAATGGACACTTAGTTTTGATGCAGATGCATACTTATTGCACAAATTGTTACAATGCGCATATAATACCTTAAgaattgatttttataattgcGGTGTTGGACATTTATAATGTCCGACCCATGGGAGTTCGATTCTGTTGAAGTTCTGTCACTCTGGCCATTATTGATTACAAATTTCTGGACCGGTCCTTCATTCTGAAAGTAACAAATTCAATTAGAATTCGACACAAATTTATCAATATACTTAGTTAACACATTATATCACATCCATTGAACGATGTCCATTTACTGGTACGGTTTTTTACCTAAATGCAACCGTAGGGGAGATTTTAATTATCCTTTATGTCTAAATCATTGAAGGCACATCTCACTTTCATGTTGTTTAATACCACTAAAGTTTAAGCATCCGTGTCGTTGAAGCTATGCTATTTAAAAGTTATATTTACGAGGTTGCTAACAATTTCACCATTCTCTTGATACGTTTTATAACACAAACAAGATGATTAAGAGTCACCAATTTATGAGTTAAAACACCTACATGCACCGATTAATCTAAGCAAGCAATAAGAGCAACATTACGGTCATAATTGATTGTCATAGAACCACCACTCACCACCGATAGTCTTTAAACTGTCAAATACGGCTTTCGAAACTCATCAAGTGGAATCACCGTGTTAACAGGATAAGCAGGAGCgtgaaaatcaaaacgaaatTACGACAGCTCTTTTAAATTATCAGTTGTGCTTCGGtggcaaaaatggaaaataaaagtgcCCTCCCCGACAATGGACGGAAAACGATTAGTGGTAACAATTTGCAGTCGCTACCGACAAGGCAATACCTAGATCAAA encodes:
- the LOC128725269 gene encoding ribosome maturation protein SBDS, with protein sequence MPKIFTPTNQIRLTNVAVVRMKKSGRRFEIACYKNKVLSWRSGAEKDLDEVLQTAAVFSNVSKGEIAKKDELQKAFGTDDLPKICQEILAKGELQVSERERQDQLDSLFKEIATIVAEKCVNPETKRPYPVSIIEKSMKDNHYSIKSHRKAKQQALDVIRLLKETIPLERAKMRLKLVVPGIESKHLKQRLAKLSSTSETVIEREEWEGEQLTLTCLIDPGHFREIDDIVRTDTKGSGTIEVLNLKEMKEGEEILE
- the LOC128725268 gene encoding inactive hydroxysteroid dehydrogenase-like protein 1 → MLMLLTTIIGAYSIICWIYENLRTPFLLLLKWIQQQFEKDRQDLFSQKYGSWAVITGSSDGIGKGYASYLASQGMKVLLVARNESKLKRVAEEITAKHGLETRIFVADFSKGEEIYDKLAIALNKLDIGILVNNVGIINEKPIQTDKMERRLMWDLININVGAATLLCNIVIPSMKQRKRGLIINVSSLSSLAPTPYLNVYAATKAYITSFSLALHEELAPYGIECQTVSPGFVHTSMTDYLAPANGQQKSAPLHLVKVNDMIRYAGFTIAKVDQTTGHWSHGVQTALLKALPLSLRLRVYAKLYTYLLKKHSTIEH